The DNA window GCATTATTGAGGAAGATTACACCGTCGAAGGCCAGCTCCGCACTGAGGTGCAGATGAACATCAAACGGCTGAAAGAAATCGGGTGCTACCGCGGCAAGCGGCACCGCGAGGGGCTGCCCGTCAACGGCCAGCGCACGCGGACCAACGCCCGGACCCGGAAGGGCAAGCGGAAGACTGTGGCGGGCCGCAGCCAATCGACCCAGAAGAAGTAGGTCGGCCTCGGCACTTTGCATTTCCATCCCGGCACGGGCCAATGCTGCACGCCGGGTTCTCTCCCAAGACAAACACCGAATAGTTTCATGGCTGACGGAGACGATCGAGGGGGCAAGCGCACGCCCCAAAAGAAAAATGTTGTCGTTGAATCCAACGGTCGGGCGTACGTGAAGGCCACGTTCAACAACGTCATCGTGACGTTGACCGACCAGTACGGGAACACCATCTCGTGGGCGAGTGCCGGCAAGATGGGCTTCAAGGGAAGCCGCAAAAACACGCCCTACGCCGCCCAGAAGGCCGGGGAGTCTGCGGCCAACGAAGCCTACGAACTGGGCCTCCGGCGCGTGGACGTGTACGTGAAAGGACCGGGGTCGGGACGAGAGGGGGCAATCCGGGCCATGTCCGAGTCCGGGCTGGAAGTGGCGAGCATCCGCGACGTGACGCCGCTTCCCCACAACGGCTGCCGCCCTCCGAAGCGCCGCCGCGTCTGAACCGACTCTGCGAGAGGCGCGCGGGCCCCGCGGGGCGACACGCCCCGAACCCCGCTCCGCACCCCTCGCCCTGTTTGCACACAACACCTGACACCCGACACCGAATATTATGGCTCGCTACAGAGGTCCGAAGCAAAAAATCGCCCGACGCTTCAAGGAGCCCATCTTTGGGCCCTCCAAGGCGTTGGAGCGAAAGCCATACCCGCCCGGGCAGCACGGCCAGTCGCGCCGGCGACGGGAGAGCGAATACGCCGTGCAGCTGAAGGAGAAGCAGAAGACGAAATACACCTACGGGCTGCTTGAGCGTCAATTCAAGAACCTGTTCGACAAGGCGTCCCGCATGCAGGGCGTGACGGGCGAAAAGCTTCTGATCCTGCTGGAGGCCCGCCTCGATAATACGGTCTTCCGGATGGGCATTGCCCGGACGCGTCGCCAGGCCCGCCAGTTTGTGGCGCACCGCCACATCATGGTCAACGACGAGGTCGTGGACATCCCGTCCTACGAGATGTCCCCGGACGACGTCGTGTCCGTGAAGCCGAGCAGTCAGGACCTCGAGGTGATCCAGACGAACGTGGAGCATCGGCAACGGACCTTCTCCTGGCTGGAGATGGACCGTCAGGAGATGAAGGGGAAGTTCATCGACTATCCGAACCGGGAAGAGATTCCCGAAAACATCGACGAGCAGCTCATCGTCGAGCTCTACTCGAAGTAGAGTCGGGCGGCGTCCCGCGCCCACCGCGCCGAGCGCACCACGACGCGCTCGATCCAAACCACGACATTATTCCTTACAACTTGCTGATCCGAGCGTATGAGTAACCACGGGCTTCAGATGCCGGAAGGCGTCCACGTTGAGGAGGTCTCCGATTCCGAAGGTCAATTCGTCATGGGGCCGCTCGAACGCGGCTACGGCGTGACCATCGGAAACGCCCTCCGTCGCGTGTTGCTGTCGTCCCTGCGCGGCCTCGCCATCACGGCCGTCAAGATCGACGGCGTCCAGCACGAGTTTTCGACCATTCCGGGCGTCACCGAAGACGTGGCCGACCTGATCTTGAACCTGAAAGAAGTGCGGTTCAAGGCGGATGAGATGCAGGAGGGACATCTCCACCTGAACCTCGAAGGGCCCGGCAATTGGACGGCCGCCGACATCGACGAGGCCACCGCGGAGTATGATGTTTTGAATCCCGATCAGCACGTCGCAACCCTCGCCGAAGACGCCGTCGTCAACGTGGATCTCCGGGTCGGATACGGCCGTGGATACGTTCCGTCCGAGGAGAACAAGCGGGAGGACGACCCGATCGGCGTCATTGCGATCGACTCGATCTTTACCCCGATCAAGAACGTCAACTACGAGGTCAAGCCGACCCGTGTGGGGCAGAAGATCGACTACGAGGAGCTGCTCCTGGACGTGGAGACCGACGGGTCCCTTACGCCGGAGGAGGCGATCACACAGGGGGCCTCGATCCTCCGGGACCACGTTAGCTTCTTCATTCAGCTGGAGGAGGAGCCCGAGCCGGTCGTGGAGGAGCAGGAGGTCGACGAGGAGGTCAAGCGCATCCGCGAGCTGCTCGCGCAGCCGGTCGACGAGCTCGACCTGTCGGTGCGCTCGCACAACTGCCTCAAGGCAGCCAACATCAAGACCATCGGGGACCTTGTGCGTCGCGAGGAGGACGAGATGCTCAAGTTCCGCAACTTCGGGCGCAAGTCCCTTCAGGAGCTCGTGGAGGTCCTCGATGAGCGCGGGCTTCAGTTTGGCATGGACGTGGAGGAGTACCTCGAAGAGAAGAAAGCGTCCTAGCGTCCGCCGAGAAGGTTCTCGGGGCTTTACCCTCGGACGGTTCCGTCCGCACTGCATCGCGATTCGTCACCCGTTAGAGACTACCAATGCGACACCGCAAGAAAGGAAAAAAGATCGGGCGCACGGCGTCCCACCGCAAGCGCACCCTGCAGTCCCTCTCCAATGCGCTGATCGAGAACAAGAGCATCACCACGACCGTGGCGAAGGCGAAGGCCCTGCGCCCGTTCGTGGAACCGCTGATCACGCGGGCCAAGGAGGACACGCAGCACAACCGCCGAGAGGTCTTCCGGCACCTCCAGAGCAACGACGCGATTGACGAACTCTTCGGTGAGGTGTCCGAGCGCGTGGGCGACCGGCCCGGCGGGTACACGCGAATCATCAAGCTCGGGCAGCGCTCCGGCGACGGCGCCGAGCTCGCCCTGATCGAGCTCGTCGACTACAACGACGTTCCCCCGGCCGATACCGGACAGGGCGGATCCGGAGGGACGCGCCGAGGAAGTGGAAAGGGGCGTCGTACGTCAACCGAGGAGGAGCAGGCCGACGCCTCCTCGTCGGGCGATTCGTCCGATGAAGAATCGGAGTCCGTGGAGGAGGACGAGGCCACCGCGGAGGAGGCGTCCGCCGACGCCGAGCAGGGTGAGGCCGAGGAAGAGGAGGAATCCGAAGAGGACAACACCTAGCTACTGGACGGCCTCCCATTTTTCTGGACAACGCAGGGCGTCGTGAGTCGATCACGGCGCCTTTTGCCATGTGGGGCGGGCGTTGGGGGGCGGATGCACCCGCGGCCCGACCGGGGCATGAGGGAAACCTACGGTCCCCCTGGAATTTAAAGGCAGCATGAGCATAATCCTCAAGATGTCCTCTCCACCCTGCCTATGATTCAGGCGTCGGCCGTCCCGCAGAAGAGCGAGATCGAGATCGATCCGAAGTATGAGGAGCGTCTCGAGGAGCTGCTGTTGTGCTGCCGGACCCATCTTCCCACCGTCGACGAAAACATGATTCGCCGGGCCTTCCGGCTGAGCTACTGGGCCCACCGCAACGACTGGCGCGAGTCGGGGGAGAAGTACGTCAGCCATCCGCTTCGGGTGGCAACCATCGTGGCCCGGGACATTGGGCTCGACGACACCAGCGTGGCGGCCGCGCTGCTTCACGACGTGGTGGAGGACACCGAGCTCTCCCTGGACCTCATTCGGGATGAGTTTGGGGACACCATGGCGACCATCATCGACGGGCTCACGAAGATCGAGGGCGTCTTCAGCAGCCAGAAGCTCGGCCAGGCCGAAAACGTCCGCAAGCTGATGCTCTCGATGGCGTCGGACCTCCGCGTCATCCTGGTCAAGTTTGCGGACCGGCTCCACAACATGCGCACCATCGAGGCGCTCCCGAAGAAGAAGCAGCTCCAAAAGGCCAGTGAGACGCAGGAGCTGTTCGCGCCCCTCGCCCACCGGTTCGGGCTGTTCAAGATCAAAAGCGAGCTGGAGGATCTCAGCTTTAAGGTCCTGGACCCCGAGGCGTATACCCACATCGTGGACCGGCTCGAAGAGATGGCCGAGCAGCGGGAGGCCTACATCGCCGGGTTTATTGAACCGCTCGCGGAGCACCTGGAGGAGGAAGGGTTTGAGTTCGACATCAAGGGGCGGGTCAAGAACGTCTACTCCATTCACCGCAAGATGGAGCGGAAGAATAAGCCGATCGATGAGATCTATGACATCTTCGCGATCCGGGTGATCCTGCAGAGCGGCGGCCGGAAGGGAAAGGAGGATTGCTGGCGCGTCTACTCGCTGGTGACCGACCTGTACAAGCCGCTCCCCGAACGCTTCCGCGACTTCATCTCGGTGCCGAAGTCGAACGGATACCAGAGCCTGCATACGACCGTTTTCGGGCCGGGGGGGCGCCGGGTGGAGGTCCAGGTTCGGACGCAGGAGATGCACGAGGTGGCCGAGCGGGGGGTGGCCGCGCACTGGAAGTACAAGGAGGGGACGGAAAACGTGGACGAGGAGATGGAGCGCTTCCTGGAGTGGGTGCGTGACCTCCTCGAGAACCCGGAGCCGGAAGAGGCCACGGAGTTTGTCAAGGAGTTTCGGCTCAACCTCTACGACGAGGAGATTTACGTCTTTACGCCGCAGGGCGACCTGCTCACGCTTCCGCAGGGGGCCACGCCGGTCGACTTTGCGTTCAAGGTGCACACGGAGGTGGGGATGCAGTGCCTCGGCGCGAAGGTGAACGGGAAGATGGTGCCGCTCTCGCAGGAACTGGAGAGTGGGGACCAGGTCGAGGTGATCACGTCCGAGAAGCAGAACCCCAGCCCGGACTGGATCAACTTCGTCGTGACCCACAAGGCACGGAGCCGCATTCGGAAGTGGACGAACGAGGAGCGGCGCAAGGCCGTGGAGCTGGGCAAGGAGATCTGGGGCAAGACGAAGGACCAGGCGGACCTCGAGATCAGCGACCAGGACCTGCAGGAGGTGGCCCACGAGCTCAAATTCCCCGACCTCCAGCAGTTGTTTTACGAGATTGGGAAGGGGCTTTACGACCCGGATGAGCTCGTCGATTACATAAAGGGCAACACCCAGACGGAAGAGAAGACCGTCGAGGAGTTCGACGAAGAGTCGCTCCGGGAGCAGTACGAGCAGTTTCTCGACGCGGCGCAGGAGACCGAGAAACAGGCCCTCGTTATCGACGGGGAGGTGCAGAAAGACCTGGCGGTCAACTACGCCTCCTGTTGCAACCCGATCCCCGGAGACGAGGTGTTCGGCTTCGTCAGCAAGACGGGCACGGTGAACATTCACCGCTCCAATTGCCGCAACGCGTCGGACCTGCTCGTCAACAAGGCCGATCGCATCCTAGACGTCGACTGGAGCCACCAGAAGGACGTCCAGTTTGTCGCGGCGCTGCGCCTCATGGGCGAGGACCGGGTGGGGATGGTAAACGACATTACGACGGTCATCTCCAAAAACCTGAAGACGAACATCCGGTCCATCACGATCGACACCGAGGACGGCATTTTCTCAGGAACGATCATGCTCCACGTCTCGGACCTGGAGCACCTGCAGCGCCTCATTGAGCGCCTCAAGCGCATCGACGGCATTCAGGGGGTGTACCGGTTCAAAGAGTAGCTGAGCCCCGCTTGCACTCTGACACACGTTCCTCCCTCGATGGCAGACCAAGTCGATACGGCAACGAAGGAAGACGTGGCCCGCCGCGTCGCCAACATCCAGGAGTGTCCCCTCTACGAAGCCAAAGAGCAGGTCCGGTCCGTCCTCACGGCCCTGGGCGATCTCATGATTGAGGCGGACCCGGAGCGGCGGATTGAGCTTCGGAACTTCGGGGTGTTTGAGGTGAAGAAGACGAAGGCCAAGCCGACGGCCCGCAATCCCAAGACCAACGAGCCGATGTTCGTGCCCAGCCGGCGCAAGACCCTGTTTCGGCCCGGCAAGCGGGTGGAGGAGGTGCTGAAAACGCCGCTCCGCGAGCTGGGCTACGAGGTGCCGGAGGGGAGTGCGGAACGAGACGACGGCGAGGCGGACGACGAGTAGCATCCGCCCCCGAGAACGTCAGTTTCTCCAATACACCGTGCCCGCCAGTCTATTGTGAGCACCCGTCTATCGTGAGCACACTCTCATCAGAGGCCCGCGTCGTAGGGATCGACGTCGGCACGAAGCGCGTCGGCGTGGCCGTGGCCGATCCCCTGCGCCTCTTCGCCCAGCCCCACGGCACCTACGCGCCGGACGAGGCCCTCGATGTGCTCCAGGCGCTGCGGGACGCGGACGGCATCGCCCGCATTGTCGTGGGCTGGCCGCTCACCGAAGAGGGCACCGCAGAGGAGGCCACGGAGATGGTGGAGGCGTACGTGGAGCGCATCCGCGAGGCCCTGGGCACCGTGGAGGTCGCCCGGGAAGATGAGCGCTACACCTCCGAGATTGCGAAAGATCTCCTCCGAGAAGCGGGGGTAAGCCAGCCGGGGCGGTACGACAAGGGCCGCGTCGACGCGGCCGCCGCGGCGGTCATTCTGCAGGGGTTCCTGAACCGCACGGGGTAGGAGAAAGACCCAACTGCTTCATTCGCTGCCCTCTACGTGGTCCAGGATGCGGTGCGCTACGGTCCGGTTGAGATCGGGGGCGTTGCCCCAGGCCCGGTTGTTCGCGATCACGTTGAGCGTCGCGTTTTGGGCCTTGGCCCGGAACGCCAGCGCCGTCACGTCGAGGACCATGTCGTGGGCCTGCTCGGTCTCGCTGAGCTCGGCGACGGGCTCTTCGAAGGGATGGGCCGTCGCGTAGGCTTCCGCGTATTTCGTATCGCGCGGGGTAAGCAGACGGGTCACGACCTGCCCGTCGGCCGCGGTCAGCCGCTCGCCGCTCATGGACCACTGCCGGCGCAGGGGCGGCAGCCAGGTCCAGTGGCTAAAGACGTGCCCCAGCCCGCGCTCGGCGAGCCAGTCGAAGTAGGGGCCGCGCAGGAGGTGCTCCGAGCGCAGCTCGATGTGGGGCTGCGGGGCATCGGGGAGGGCCGCAAAGAAGTCGTCGAGCTGGCGGACGTTCTCGTCGGGGCGAGGACTGTCGGCCACGCGCTGGTATTCCTGCTGGAAAATGATTCCGTCCAGCCGATCGCCCAGGATGTCGAGGGCCGGCTCGTGGAAGGTGCTCACGTATCCCTCAGCGTCGAGAAAGCTGGGATTGTCGACGAACTGTCCGTCCCGGCGGAGGGTACGGGCAAAGAACTTCTGGGGGGCCTTGACCAGGAACGAGGCGTCGGCGGGGGCGTGCTCGGCGTAGTTCGAGAGGACGTGGTAGTTGGAGCCTCGCTCGTCGTTTTCCTCCAGCAGCGGACGGTAAAAGGTGAAGTCGAGCTCGAGCACCTCAAAGTGCTCGAAGTAGTCGCGCACCGACTCGATGGGCACGCGTCGTTCCGTAAAGGTCTCGCCGCCCATCTTGCGGGACCGGGTTGACACCTGATCGGCGTACCGCTCGGGGGGGTAGATCTGGCCGATCCAGCCGCCGTATCGGTTGCTGGCCGTGCCGAAGCGGACGTGCGGGTGTATGCCCCGAAAGTCGTACGCGTCGACTGTGGTGCGGCGGTCGTCGATCGAAGCCGTGCTCATGGAGCAGGGTGGGGAAACGTGTGGGTCACTCGGAGGGCTTCTGTGCGGCGGGCTTCGTCGTGTCGCGGGCGTCGGGGGCCATGGCCGCGCGGAGCTTGCCGTAGGTGGTTTGCAGGTCCTCGGGGAGCACCTTCGTGTTCGCGGTCGTGGCCATGAAGTTGGTGTCCCCGTCCCAGCGGGGCACGACGTGGGCGTGGAGATGGTCCGGAATGCCGGCCCCGGCCGCGCGGCCCAGGTTCATCCCGACGTTGAAGCCGTCGGGGGAGACCGCCTCCCGGAGCCACCCCATGCACCGGTCCAGGGCGGCCGTCAGGGCCTGTTGCTCGGGGGCGTTGAGGGCGTCGTACTGCGTCACCTCGCGGTAGGGGAGAATGAGGAGGTGGCCGCTGTTGTAGGGATGCCGGTTCATGATGACGAACACGTGCTCTCCCCGCCAGAGGATGAGGTTTTCCTCGTCCCGCTCCTCCCGCAGAAGGGCCGTGAAAATCGACTCGTCGTCGGTGGGCTCGCGGTCGTTGGCCTCCGACACGTAGGCCGAGCGCCAGGGGCTCCACATGCGATCCATCAGCCACAGCGGGTGGGTGAAAAGCAGGACGAGATGCCATCGGTTTTACGAACCCGTCCGGACGGGTTCGGTTCGATAGGCGCCGAAGAGTTGTCCGCTTTTTCCGGAGCAGCCCCGCCGAACGGCCCCTTTCAGCGCGTGCAGCAGCCCCCGCCCAGCCCCGATGCCCGACGCACCAGTCTACGCCGACCTCCACGCCCACACCCAGTGCTCCGATGGGCATCTCGCGCCGGAGGCACTCGTAGCGCGGGCGGCCGAGCAGGGCCTTCAGGCGTTCGCCGTGACGGACCACGACACTGTAGCGGGCCTTCCGGCGGCCCGTGAGGCGGCAGCGGCCCATGGCTTGCGGCTCGTGCCCGGCGTCGAGCTCAGCACGGCGGTGGACGGTCGGGGGGTACACCTTCTCGGCTACGGGTTTGATCCGGAGCATTCGGCCCTCACCGATTACCTGACGGCCTTCACCTCGCGCCGCCGAGAACGTCTCCGGCAGATGGTTCGGCGGCTCGCGGACCGCGGCGTCGATGTCTCCAGCAATACGGTCGAACAGCACGTCGGGACGAGCGCAGCGCCGGGCCGTCCCCATTTGGCCCGGGCCCTGGCGGCGGAGGGGCATGTTGAGAACTACCGCGAGGCGTTTGAGCAGTACTTAGGCACGGACCGACCGGCGTACGTGCCGGCGCCGACACGGCCTGCGGGGGACGCCATCGATGCGGTGCACGCCGCGGGGGGCGTCGCGGTGCTGGCGCATCCCGGCCAGTGGACGCCGAGCCCTGTGCGCCGGGCCCTTCGTGAACAGGGACTGGACGGCATCGAATGCCATGCCGCGAGCCACCCCGCGTACCTCGTCGACTACTACCGGAAGATCTGCCGGGCCCACGATCTACTGATAACTGGGGGCTCCGACTACCACGGTGGGCCGGAGGCGGAGGGCGATGCCCCCGGCACCGTGGGC is part of the Salinibacter ruber DSM 13855 genome and encodes:
- the rpsM gene encoding 30S ribosomal protein S13; this translates as MPRIEGVDVPDDKRGEIALTDIYGVGQSRASEILEKAEVSVDKRPREWTESETKRVRRIIEEDYTVEGQLRTEVQMNIKRLKEIGCYRGKRHREGLPVNGQRTRTNARTRKGKRKTVAGRSQSTQKK
- the rpsK gene encoding 30S ribosomal protein S11; its protein translation is MADGDDRGGKRTPQKKNVVVESNGRAYVKATFNNVIVTLTDQYGNTISWASAGKMGFKGSRKNTPYAAQKAGESAANEAYELGLRRVDVYVKGPGSGREGAIRAMSESGLEVASIRDVTPLPHNGCRPPKRRRV
- the rpsD gene encoding 30S ribosomal protein S4, which translates into the protein MARYRGPKQKIARRFKEPIFGPSKALERKPYPPGQHGQSRRRRESEYAVQLKEKQKTKYTYGLLERQFKNLFDKASRMQGVTGEKLLILLEARLDNTVFRMGIARTRRQARQFVAHRHIMVNDEVVDIPSYEMSPDDVVSVKPSSQDLEVIQTNVEHRQRTFSWLEMDRQEMKGKFIDYPNREEIPENIDEQLIVELYSK
- a CDS encoding DNA-directed RNA polymerase subunit alpha, whose amino-acid sequence is MSNHGLQMPEGVHVEEVSDSEGQFVMGPLERGYGVTIGNALRRVLLSSLRGLAITAVKIDGVQHEFSTIPGVTEDVADLILNLKEVRFKADEMQEGHLHLNLEGPGNWTAADIDEATAEYDVLNPDQHVATLAEDAVVNVDLRVGYGRGYVPSEENKREDDPIGVIAIDSIFTPIKNVNYEVKPTRVGQKIDYEELLLDVETDGSLTPEEAITQGASILRDHVSFFIQLEEEPEPVVEEQEVDEEVKRIRELLAQPVDELDLSVRSHNCLKAANIKTIGDLVRREEDEMLKFRNFGRKSLQELVEVLDERGLQFGMDVEEYLEEKKAS
- the rplQ gene encoding 50S ribosomal protein L17; its protein translation is MRHRKKGKKIGRTASHRKRTLQSLSNALIENKSITTTVAKAKALRPFVEPLITRAKEDTQHNRREVFRHLQSNDAIDELFGEVSERVGDRPGGYTRIIKLGQRSGDGAELALIELVDYNDVPPADTGQGGSGGTRRGSGKGRRTSTEEEQADASSSGDSSDEESESVEEDEATAEEASADAEQGEAEEEEESEEDNT
- a CDS encoding RelA/SpoT family protein; the encoded protein is MIQASAVPQKSEIEIDPKYEERLEELLLCCRTHLPTVDENMIRRAFRLSYWAHRNDWRESGEKYVSHPLRVATIVARDIGLDDTSVAAALLHDVVEDTELSLDLIRDEFGDTMATIIDGLTKIEGVFSSQKLGQAENVRKLMLSMASDLRVILVKFADRLHNMRTIEALPKKKQLQKASETQELFAPLAHRFGLFKIKSELEDLSFKVLDPEAYTHIVDRLEEMAEQREAYIAGFIEPLAEHLEEEGFEFDIKGRVKNVYSIHRKMERKNKPIDEIYDIFAIRVILQSGGRKGKEDCWRVYSLVTDLYKPLPERFRDFISVPKSNGYQSLHTTVFGPGGRRVEVQVRTQEMHEVAERGVAAHWKYKEGTENVDEEMERFLEWVRDLLENPEPEEATEFVKEFRLNLYDEEIYVFTPQGDLLTLPQGATPVDFAFKVHTEVGMQCLGAKVNGKMVPLSQELESGDQVEVITSEKQNPSPDWINFVVTHKARSRIRKWTNEERRKAVELGKEIWGKTKDQADLEISDQDLQEVAHELKFPDLQQLFYEIGKGLYDPDELVDYIKGNTQTEEKTVEEFDEESLREQYEQFLDAAQETEKQALVIDGEVQKDLAVNYASCCNPIPGDEVFGFVSKTGTVNIHRSNCRNASDLLVNKADRILDVDWSHQKDVQFVAALRLMGEDRVGMVNDITTVISKNLKTNIRSITIDTEDGIFSGTIMLHVSDLEHLQRLIERLKRIDGIQGVYRFKE
- a CDS encoding HU family DNA-binding protein — translated: MADQVDTATKEDVARRVANIQECPLYEAKEQVRSVLTALGDLMIEADPERRIELRNFGVFEVKKTKAKPTARNPKTNEPMFVPSRRKTLFRPGKRVEEVLKTPLRELGYEVPEGSAERDDGEADDE
- the ruvX gene encoding Holliday junction resolvase RuvX yields the protein MSTLSSEARVVGIDVGTKRVGVAVADPLRLFAQPHGTYAPDEALDVLQALRDADGIARIVVGWPLTEEGTAEEATEMVEAYVERIREALGTVEVAREDERYTSEIAKDLLREAGVSQPGRYDKGRVDAAAAAVILQGFLNRTG
- a CDS encoding DUF72 domain-containing protein yields the protein MSTASIDDRRTTVDAYDFRGIHPHVRFGTASNRYGGWIGQIYPPERYADQVSTRSRKMGGETFTERRVPIESVRDYFEHFEVLELDFTFYRPLLEENDERGSNYHVLSNYAEHAPADASFLVKAPQKFFARTLRRDGQFVDNPSFLDAEGYVSTFHEPALDILGDRLDGIIFQQEYQRVADSPRPDENVRQLDDFFAALPDAPQPHIELRSEHLLRGPYFDWLAERGLGHVFSHWTWLPPLRRQWSMSGERLTAADGQVVTRLLTPRDTKYAEAYATAHPFEEPVAELSETEQAHDMVLDVTALAFRAKAQNATLNVIANNRAWGNAPDLNRTVAHRILDHVEGSE
- a CDS encoding HIT family protein, coding for MDRMWSPWRSAYVSEANDREPTDDESIFTALLREERDEENLILWRGEHVFVIMNRHPYNSGHLLILPYREVTQYDALNAPEQQALTAALDRCMGWLREAVSPDGFNVGMNLGRAAGAGIPDHLHAHVVPRWDGDTNFMATTANTKVLPEDLQTTYGKLRAAMAPDARDTTKPAAQKPSE
- a CDS encoding PHP domain-containing protein — its product is MPDAPVYADLHAHTQCSDGHLAPEALVARAAEQGLQAFAVTDHDTVAGLPAAREAAAAHGLRLVPGVELSTAVDGRGVHLLGYGFDPEHSALTDYLTAFTSRRRERLRQMVRRLADRGVDVSSNTVEQHVGTSAAPGRPHLARALAAEGHVENYREAFEQYLGTDRPAYVPAPTRPAGDAIDAVHAAGGVAVLAHPGQWTPSPVRRALREQGLDGIECHAASHPAYLVDYYRKICRAHDLLITGGSDYHGGPEAEGDAPGTVGLTRGQWERFRDAAL